A genomic window from Amia ocellicauda isolate fAmiCal2 chromosome 15, fAmiCal2.hap1, whole genome shotgun sequence includes:
- the LOC136771963 gene encoding uncharacterized protein LOC136771963: MNKGVSEGQGPVLHAEESLTIACSDVDSKESVDRKESVGSGCLLEAPCPQTPELIIWEMEIPQHLVGKFLGAHWRHIQCLKLSSGVSFVDVSRETSRDFQICHIEGTQEQVEAALTVIRERFPELDTANVYAPPLPKLPSGPGSCPRRGTAFARWRAVRKRLFRSGPSSSWPQRIQWLVAKARKSRSGKLKKKSKRKLPRQDVAATGREAAGGEVDSGSSIFPLEDGISSEDLSQNTGLSSPLPESKEDLLIVWEMEVPQYAVGRLIGKYWRHMKYMKRCSGISKIDFLRLPDTQEFQICHIEGTQEQVDKVLTVIHERFPKLDLTNISAPPLPTLPSSPGSCALEVGIGSEDLPQSTGLSCPLPESKEDLLIVWEIEVPQYAIPRLIGKHWRHMKYMKRCSGISNIDFLRLPDTQEFQICHIEGTQEQVETVLTVIGRRFPELDLANVYAPPPLQPPQ, from the exons ATGAATAAAGGAGTCTCAGAGGGGCAGGGCCCCGTGCTGCATGCAGAGGAATCCCTGACGATTGCGTGCTCCGATGTGGACAGCAAGGAGTCTGTGGACAGGAAGGAGTCTGTGGGCAGCGGCTGCTTGCTGGAAGCACCATGTCCGCAGACTCCGGAGCTAATTATCTGGGAGATGGAGATTCCCCAG catcTGGTTGGGAAGTTCCTCGGGGCGCACTGGAGACACATTCAGTGCCTGAAGTTGTCTTCGGGAGTTTCCTTTGTGGACGTCTCGAGAGAAACATCCCGGGACTTCCAGATCTGCCACATCGAAG GTACCCAGGAGCAGGTGGAGGCAGCCCTCACGGTGATTCGTGAGCGGTTTCCAGAGCTGGATACTGCCAACGTCTACGCACCTCCGCTGCCAAAGCTGCCAAGTGGTCCTGG CTCCTGCCCAAGGAGGGGAACTGCTTTTGCCCggtggagagctgtcaggaaGCGGCTCTTCAGATCCGGGCCCAGCTCCAGCTGGCCGCAGCGGATTCAGTGGCTTGTGGCTAAAGCACGGAAGTCGCGGAGTGGAAAATTGAAGAAAAAGAGTAAGAGGAAGTTGCCGCGACAGGACGTTGCAGCCACAGGACGTGAGGCCGCAGGGGGCGAAGTTGACTCTGGCAGCAGCATCTTCCCATTGGAGGATGGGATCAGCAGCGAGGACCTCTCGCAAAACACAGGGCTGTCCAGTCCGTTGCCTGAGAGCAAGGAGGACCTGCTCATCGTCTGGGAGATGGAGGTTCCCCAG tatgcAGTTGGGCGGCTCATTGGAAAGTACTGGAGACACATGAAGTACATGAAGCGGTGCTCAGGGATTTCCAAAATCGACTTCTTGAGACTGCCTGACACCCAGGAGTTCCAGATCTGCCACATCGAAG GTACACAGGAGCAGGTGGACAAAGTCCTCACAGTGATTCACGAGAGGTTTCCAAAGCTGGACCTTACCAACATCTCCGCGCCTCCGCTGCCGACGCTGCCAAGTAGTCCTGG CTCCTGCGCATTGGAGGTCGGGATCGGGAGTGAGGACCTCCCACAGAGCACAGGCCTGTCCTGTCCATTGCCTGAGAGCAAGGAGGACCTGCTCATCGTCTGGGAGATCGAGGTTCCCCAG tATGCAATTCCACGTCTCATCGGAAAGCACTGGAGACACATGAAGTACATGAAGCGGTGCTCAGGGATTTCCAACATCGACTTCTTGAGACTGCCTGACACCCAGGAGTTCCAGATCTGCCACATCGAAG GTACCCAGGAGCAGGTGGAGACAGTCCTCACGGTGATTGGTAGGAGGTTTCCAGAGCTGGATCTTGCCAACGTCTATGCCCCTCCTCCGCTGCAGCCACCGCAATGA